From a region of the Flavobacterium sediminilitoris genome:
- a CDS encoding sensor histidine kinase, with protein MKQAKIISLLKNSIVVLVIIIILSTIQTYTLHQTKKFGSVDFYDIDGHIFSIIISIISFLSTYLSWKIISKIYTQRIIKIGMTFLLALFIFSIMVSVYYVLYRYLIYNFSTSINMIIGNIVFGITMNHLYISGYTIAYLHFSNSKKLAVNIEHLEKEKEVFKSKMLQKNLEPHFLFNNLSILSSLIKKKPDEVETFIDNFSDVYRYYLKHNQKEIVTLSEEIKFIKSYILLIQKRFNNAYTIHIKIENELGYILPCSLQLCIENAIKHNYGNENNPLEVYLERIEDTIIIKNKLKPIETNTSSYIGNQYLKDQYKLLFNCTLEFEKTETEYFVRIPIIK; from the coding sequence ATGAAGCAAGCAAAGATTATTTCACTTCTTAAAAATAGTATTGTCGTTTTAGTTATTATAATTATATTAAGTACTATTCAGACCTATACACTCCATCAAACTAAAAAATTTGGTAGTGTTGATTTTTATGACATTGATGGTCATATATTTAGTATAATTATTTCTATAATTTCCTTTCTAAGTACTTATTTATCTTGGAAAATTATTTCAAAAATATACACTCAAAGAATTATAAAAATTGGAATGACATTTTTATTAGCCTTATTTATCTTTTCTATAATGGTTAGTGTTTATTACGTTCTTTATAGATATTTAATTTACAATTTCAGTACAAGTATTAATATGATAATTGGCAATATAGTATTTGGAATAACAATGAATCACTTATATATTAGTGGATATACTATTGCTTATCTTCATTTTTCAAATTCTAAAAAACTAGCGGTTAATATTGAGCATTTAGAAAAAGAAAAGGAAGTTTTTAAATCAAAAATGTTACAAAAAAATTTAGAACCACATTTCTTATTTAATAACCTAAGTATATTATCTAGTTTAATCAAAAAGAAACCTGACGAAGTGGAAACTTTTATTGACAATTTTTCAGATGTATATCGCTACTATTTAAAGCATAATCAAAAAGAAATAGTAACATTGAGCGAAGAAATAAAGTTTATAAAATCATACATATTATTAATTCAGAAACGATTTAATAATGCTTACACTATACATATTAAAATAGAAAACGAATTAGGCTATATCTTACCTTGCTCTTTACAATTGTGTATTGAAAATGCAATAAAACATAATTACGGAAATGAAAATAATCCCTTAGAAGTATATTTAGAGCGAATTGAAGACACAATTATCATAAAAAACAAACTAAAACCAATAGAAACAAATACAAGTTCTTACATAGGCAATCAATATTTAAAAGATCAATATAAATTATTATTCAATTGCACTTTAGAATTTGAAAAGACAGAAACAGAATATTTCGTTAGAATTCCTATTATAAAATAA
- a CDS encoding GNAT family N-acetyltransferase: MFKIDTIQKSEYLNVIAVWEASVRATHHFLKEEDIQYFKPLILNNYLDAVELRSARNEQNEIIGFLGVAEQNLEMLFIHPNVRGIGIGKKLLHYAINELKITNVDVNEQNEQAVGFYKHFGFEIINRSELDFSGKPFPILYMKLKKQT; this comes from the coding sequence ATGTTTAAAATTGATACAATACAAAAATCGGAGTATTTAAATGTTATTGCTGTTTGGGAAGCATCAGTAAGAGCAACTCATCATTTTTTAAAAGAAGAAGATATTCAATATTTTAAACCGCTCATTTTAAACAATTATTTAGATGCCGTAGAATTGAGAAGTGCAAGAAACGAACAAAATGAAATTATTGGTTTTCTTGGCGTAGCAGAACAAAATTTAGAAATGTTATTTATTCATCCTAATGTAAGAGGAATTGGAATTGGCAAAAAACTATTGCATTATGCTATAAATGAACTAAAAATAACCAATGTAGATGTGAATGAGCAAAACGAGCAAGCTGTTGGATTTTACAAACATTTTGGTTTTGAAATTATTAATCGTTCAGAATTAGATTTTTCAGGAAAGCCCTTTCCTATTTTATATATGAAATTGAAAAAGCAAACCTAA
- the yaaA gene encoding peroxide stress protein YaaA, translated as MKIVISPAKSLDFESKLPTKVFTQSDFLSKSETIHKTLKKKKPKQLMDLMSISEKLADLNWQRNQDWQTPFTPENARPAVYAFNGDVYTGLDAYTIPTDKLDILQDRLRILSGLYGVLKPLDLMQPYRLEMGTSLAIGAKKNLYEFWKKTITDALNKELSKDELFLNLASNEYFSAVDTKALKVPVITPEFKDYKDGKLKMISFFAKKARGLMVRYIIDTNAETIEDLKKFNYEGYAFDGNLSKGNTLVFTR; from the coding sequence ATGAAAATAGTTATATCTCCAGCAAAATCATTAGATTTTGAATCAAAATTACCAACAAAAGTATTTACACAATCTGATTTTTTATCTAAATCAGAGACCATTCATAAAACCTTAAAAAAGAAAAAACCAAAGCAGTTAATGGATTTAATGTCTATTTCTGAAAAATTAGCCGATTTGAATTGGCAACGCAATCAAGATTGGCAAACTCCATTTACTCCAGAAAACGCTCGACCTGCTGTTTATGCTTTTAATGGAGATGTTTATACGGGCTTAGATGCTTATACTATTCCAACAGATAAATTAGATATTTTACAAGATAGATTACGCATTCTATCAGGTTTGTATGGTGTTTTAAAACCATTAGATTTAATGCAACCTTATCGTTTAGAAATGGGTACATCACTAGCAATAGGTGCAAAGAAAAATTTGTATGAATTTTGGAAAAAAACAATTACAGATGCTTTGAATAAAGAACTTTCAAAAGATGAATTGTTTTTAAATTTAGCCAGTAATGAATATTTTAGTGCGGTTGATACAAAAGCTTTAAAAGTACCTGTTATTACTCCAGAATTTAAAGATTATAAAGATGGAAAACTAAAAATGATTAGTTTTTTCGCTAAGAAAGCTAGAGGTTTAATGGTGCGTTATATTATTGATACTAATGCAGAAACAATTGAAGATTTGAAAAAATTCAATTATGAAGGCTATGCTTTTGATGGAAATTTGAGTAAAGGAAATACTTTAGTTTTTACAAGATAG
- a CDS encoding HAEPLYID family protein — translation MNIKKILMPLLFLASSTCVLAQITNATKDSLYIEEVELHHELPKVLHAEPLYIDLIRDLGARKGEKEWNLGFGMTDKLKFDEYEALVEYEWAPINRLGFEVELPFTFHSDINGTPKDSMPSNKLNSIKLATQWSFFVNEKIATSMAIGYINEFELSDFRNFGKPFIKGNVYNPFLVVAKRWGNNFHSLIYTGPMIEQNFKTNHFHTTYDINTSFHYMITGTRNFVGIELNKTIDKKDFDMTIRPQMRLEITNQTMLGIVTGIPIARENQRFSAFIRLIWEPLHRPNKISVTIEQPI, via the coding sequence ATGAATATCAAAAAAATCTTGATGCCTTTACTATTTTTGGCATCATCAACTTGCGTTTTGGCCCAAATAACCAACGCTACAAAAGACAGCCTTTACATTGAAGAAGTAGAATTGCACCACGAACTGCCAAAAGTGCTACACGCAGAACCTTTATACATTGACCTAATACGAGACCTTGGAGCGAGAAAGGGCGAAAAAGAATGGAATCTCGGTTTTGGTATGACCGACAAACTAAAATTTGATGAATACGAAGCGCTTGTAGAGTACGAATGGGCACCGATAAACCGACTCGGGTTTGAAGTAGAATTGCCATTTACCTTTCATTCGGACATAAACGGAACGCCAAAAGATTCCATGCCATCCAACAAACTGAACAGCATAAAATTGGCAACCCAATGGTCGTTTTTTGTCAATGAAAAAATAGCCACTTCAATGGCAATCGGTTACATCAACGAGTTTGAACTTTCCGACTTTAGGAATTTTGGAAAACCATTCATAAAAGGAAATGTTTATAACCCCTTTTTGGTCGTTGCCAAACGATGGGGCAACAATTTTCACTCGTTAATTTATACCGGTCCAATGATTGAACAAAATTTTAAAACCAATCATTTTCACACCACTTACGATATCAACACCAGTTTTCATTATATGATAACAGGAACGAGAAATTTTGTAGGAATTGAACTTAACAAGACCATAGACAAAAAAGATTTTGATATGACTATACGACCGCAAATGCGACTTGAAATTACTAACCAAACAATGCTTGGAATTGTAACGGGAATACCTATTGCAAGGGAAAACCAACGTTTCAGTGCATTTATAAGACTCATTTGGGAACCACTCCACAGACCAAATAAAATATCGGTAACTATTGAGCAACCCATCTAA
- a CDS encoding zinc-binding dehydrogenase, which produces MAKAYGAKVTSISSTKNLDFCKQLGADFTISYQNEDFLKTTSTFDIIFDVVFNTSYKKTKHLLAPNGIYIGTTPTGTMIKELLRYKRAKFVSVHPNQEALKDLLRLMKENILKVEIDKEFMLNDIVNAHDYIEASKTVGKVIIKIEEEQPNNMVYN; this is translated from the coding sequence ATAGCAAAAGCATATGGCGCAAAAGTTACAAGTATATCAAGTACCAAAAATCTAGATTTCTGCAAACAGCTAGGTGCGGATTTTACTATAAGCTATCAAAATGAAGATTTTCTAAAAACGACGTCGACTTTCGATATTATTTTTGATGTTGTATTTAATACCTCTTATAAAAAAACAAAGCATCTTTTAGCTCCGAATGGGATATATATTGGGACAACTCCAACAGGAACAATGATAAAGGAATTATTAAGATATAAACGAGCAAAATTTGTATCAGTGCACCCAAACCAAGAAGCACTTAAAGACCTTTTGAGGTTAATGAAAGAAAACATTCTTAAAGTAGAAATTGACAAAGAATTCATGCTTAATGATATTGTAAATGCTCATGATTATATTGAAGCATCAAAAACAGTAGGAAAAGTAATTATAAAGATAGAAGAAGAACAACCAAATAACATGGTATATAATTAA
- a CDS encoding alcohol dehydrogenase catalytic domain-containing protein: protein MKQVLYSNYGNSSVLKIEETEKPSIRKKNSLLIRICYSSLNAIDWKNRKGDFRLVSGLIKPRTKQGFDVVGIIEEKSNDIKNLNIGDKVVRLLGNFEGGSLCEYIVVKADSVVKIPNNIPINQVAGLPMAGTTAWLALLKLSGLKKNDRVLINGGSSGVGHIAIPDSKSIWRKSYKYIKYQKSRFLQTARCGFYYKLSK, encoded by the coding sequence ATGAAACAAGTTTTATACAGTAATTACGGGAACAGTAGTGTCTTAAAAATCGAAGAAACAGAAAAACCTAGTATAAGAAAGAAAAATTCGTTACTAATTAGAATATGTTACTCTTCTTTAAATGCAATAGATTGGAAAAATCGCAAAGGTGACTTTAGATTAGTTTCAGGTTTAATAAAACCAAGAACAAAACAAGGGTTTGATGTTGTTGGCATTATTGAAGAGAAATCAAATGATATTAAAAATTTAAATATTGGAGATAAAGTTGTCAGATTGTTAGGTAATTTTGAAGGAGGTTCTCTTTGTGAATATATTGTTGTAAAAGCAGATAGTGTAGTTAAAATCCCTAATAACATTCCTATTAATCAGGTAGCTGGATTACCAATGGCTGGAACAACTGCATGGTTAGCACTATTAAAATTAAGCGGTCTGAAAAAGAATGATAGGGTTTTAATCAATGGTGGAAGCAGTGGAGTTGGTCATATAGCCATACCAGATAGCAAAAGCATATGGCGCAAAAGTTACAAGTATATCAAGTACCAAAAATCTAGATTTCTGCAAACAGCTAGGTGCGGATTTTACTATAAGCTATCAAAATGA